A segment of the Arachis hypogaea cultivar Tifrunner chromosome 5, arahy.Tifrunner.gnm2.J5K5, whole genome shotgun sequence genome:
tttttgagCATGCAAAATGCATATATAGGGGTTTGGCTTTTTATTTTGCCTTTGAGGCTATTGAACTATTGAATACTACAGTGTCATAATTCAAGTACAAGATTTTCTGGGTCATAAATATTTGAACAGATGTGCTggatgataaaaaattatttcttaaaaATGGTGTAAAAACGGAATTAAAAGGTAATATGAGAATTACATTTTAACTCGATATATATattgcaaacaattttgaacaactATTAATTGTAATTGTTACATCAAAAATAATTTCAGCCAAAATAGCACGGCTGATCAATGTCAAAATAATGACAGTTAGTTtgtgattattattttttaggcgAATCAccattttttcttaattatttctcTCATATGGAACTTTTCATATCATAGCAACAGTTAAATTAGATCCAATAATTCCAGTTCCCTAATGCTTggaaaataagttttttttcttcttcttttcttccgaTTTTATCCTTGtggaaaactaaaattaaaacaatttggTAGGTATGAAAAtcttcaatatatttttttttcactacttGATGGTAATTTAATTTTCAGTAAGATGATTTTGGTATGACAATTGATTATGATGATTTATAATTATTCAGCTAAATATAACCCATAACTTGAGCTTGATGTTTGATACACACaacgttaattaattaattaattaatgttattacTATAATTGACTACTTGAATAATGGTTGTGATTGCAGTGAGAAGCTATGAGATGAAAGAAGGTACGGATAGACCACATGACAAAGAATCAAAGGAGCTGTTTGAGTCCTTTCGAGTCTTTTGCAACAGAAAGAATGTTAGTTCTTCAACCTCATTTTCATCATTCACCAATAAAAATTAAGggtttaattagttaataaatttgttATTCACATTATATCTATTCACCAAATCTAAGTAATTTTAAAGAGTAAAGTTTTTTTTGTTATGAATGTttgtaatttcttttaaaaagtctttaacttttaattttgtttctaaaattttctaTTCGTGTCAAAATTATTTCTAGACGTTAATTTTATCTAAAATGTTAAGAATAAAAGTGAAAATATTTAGagataattttgacacaaataaaaaataaaagagacaaaattgaataaatagaaaacgttagaaataaaatttaatgaaaataaacgttaaaatgttttttttttaaaaatgacaaATATTAATAACAAAAGAATATACTTTCCTCTATACATGTAACAATAAAATCAGGAATATTTCAgtattttaatttacaaaaattataattaaaagcaGAATAAGAATAAATAAGGCATGCATGCATGAATTGCAACAGGTACACTTCAAAGAAATTTTGTTAGAGGACACAGATATATCAAAGGCATTAGTAGAAAGTGTTACCACATATTCCATTGAGCTTTTAGTACTTGGGGCAGCATCAAGGAGTGGTCTTGCTAGGTATATCTGTAGAAACtaattattagttattacttaGAAGATCTgtaaataaaattatagatagaTTATTCGTATGAAATCGGagtttaaatgaaatatttttggaaaacagATTTAGGATGAGTGATGTTCCAAGCACGGTGTCAAAAGCGGTACCGTCATTCTGCACCGTCTATATAATCTCCAAAGGAAAGATCTCATCCGTTAAAACTGCGACCGTATTACTCTCTCCGAAACCTGCGTCGCAGAATAAGATCCACTCTTCTCTGGCTCAACGTGCTGAGCGACCACGCAACCTCACACTCCCACGACATGGTTACTAACTAATTAAcatttcaactttttattttaacttttaacaatattatgtttgattatattataaatttaatttccaTACCTTCGGAGTAAGTCACAAAAATTTCATaatttgtgtgtttacttctatCTATCAATTGCAGTTTCAGGTGGATACCAATCTCTTGATTTTGATGAGATATCAATGCTTCCAGGTAATGAACTAAGCTTGTTTGggtgttattaaattatttaaaaaaattaataattttttatttttaatatatttgataaatttttaataatacaaataaaaatattaaaaagattttatatttttttagaagttataatttttatttatttaaaaaatatattttatttaaaaattattttttacataataaataaataaaaaaatatttttatattattatatttaaacataattaatagataaaagattatttttatattagatatttaaatataaaattatttttactgttttaaaagatctttaataaaaagataattaaaaaaatcttctattaaaaattcacccaaacaagccctaccTATACATGATTTCTTTTCGGAATAAAATCAATAAATGATAAATGACTCCAAAATGCGAATTAACTTTTTTATGCAATGACACATGAATAAAGAAATATAATGAAACATTTTGAGTAACCAATTACTAatcacttttttttctcttttaagttCAATTAGATTTTACTTTATTTGTCTAGACTTAGAATCCAGAATTTAAGgtatgttatttaaaaaaaataatgaaagtagtgtttatttattaagataacaacaatttcataatttGTTTACTCTATGCATCAATTGAAGCCGGATCATTTCCAGACAAACACGCATATGCACGCCGTAATCGCGGCAGTGATGAAGCCATGTaagttattacaaattaaaatatatcacatACTACATTGtattatgtttatatttttcttGTGCATGATTCATAATAATGATAGATATATTTACACAAAAAATATGgtaaaaattagattaattacTTAAAAAACATGATTATAGATCACCatacgagacaaaaagaagaaACTACGCACCAAATAATGTACCTGAAGATTGTGACATATCATTTGTGGCGAGTGCAAAACCAAGTATTGATAGGCTCTTCCCTTCGTTGTATTCCGATGATTATTTTGATGGAACCAGATCAAGATCAAGATCCCCCCAAGAATCAGGACAGAAATCTTTCATGTGTGATGACTACTCATTCACCTCTCTATCATCACCAACAGAGAACGTAAGTACACCGTATAAACGATACTATaacttttagaatttaatttccctgcacggTGGAACACATTACTTAAAAAGTTATCTAAATGGATGAATCTACGAGAATATTACATATAATGAATCTAGTTGGGAAATATTCTATGACAATTTAAGTTTCCCCAAGTTAACCAACATTGTTATTATATTGTTGAATTTAGGAAGAAATGGAAGCTGAGGTAAGGAAGCTAAAGCTAGAACTGAAGCAGACAATGGAGATGTATAGCTCAGCTCGCAAGGAAGCTCTAACAGCAAAGGAGAAGGTgctttaaaaatttgattatagTCCAAAACATACATAATTGCAACATTATAAGACACTGAGCTATATGTGCAACAGGCAATGGAGCTTCAACGgtggaaaaaggaagaaaagaggaagatggAAGACTTACAAATATCGGAAGGAGCGGCATTGGCTAGTCCAGGGGGGGAGaaagaaaaggatcaaaagatggCAGAGTCTGAAGCACAGAAAAAAATTAGTCCAGAGAAAACATCTCCGCGAGAAGCACCACAGATGAAGAGAGGACTAGAACCTCTAGGAGTTGGTACTGCAATGTACCGAAGGTATTCCATTGAGGAAATCGAGGAAGCGACACAAAAGTTCTCAGCAGCTTTCAAGATCGGTGAAGGAGGCTATGGCCCTGTATACAAGGGTGAATTAGATCACACACCGGTTGCAATAAAACTTCTGAGGCCAGATGCAACTCACGGAAGGGAACAATTTAATCAAGAGGTATGGAAACTAATATTATGGCAAAATCTTTTCCTCTTCGAATGAAATCATAGTTTGAAACTAAGAAAAGTGAGAACCAAACTGGACAAAGTGTGAATTGAAACTCACAATTTTCAacctttcttttatttctgccAATATGGTTTATGTAGGTTGAAGTGTTAACTTGTATAAGGCATCCAAACATGGTTCTCCTCCTCGGAGCATGCCCAGAGTATGGTTGCTTAGTGTATGAGTACATGACTAATGGGAGCTTGGATGATTGCCTCCTCCGACGAGGGAAGTTACCGGCTCTTCCTTGGCAGCTAAGGTTCCAAATTGCTGCAGAGATAGCCACAGGCCTCCTATTCCTTCACCAGACAAAGCCAGAGCCCATTGTACACCGCGACTTGAAGCCAGGAAACATTTTGCTAGACCGGAATTTCGTGAGCAAGATCAGTGATGTTGGGCTAGCCAGGCTTGTCCCTCCTTCGGTTGCAGACGCCGTCACTCAGTATCGTTTGACATCAACAGCCGGAACATTCTGTTACATTGACCCTGAGTACCAACAGACTGGCATGCTTGGAATCAAGTCTGATATTTACTCACTCGGGATCATGCTTCTCCAAATTGTGACAGCTAGGTCACCAATGGGTTTGGCTCATCATGTTAAGAGGGCCATCGCCAAAGGGACTTTGGAAGAGGTGCTTGATCCAGCTATTTCTGACTGGCCAATGGACCACACCTTGCATTTCACCAAACTCGCCTTGAAATGCGCCGAAATGATGAGAAAAGATAGACCTGATCTTGGGAAAGTTGTCTTACCTGAGCTCAATAAACTTAGGACATTTGCTGAAGAAAACATGCCTCCTATGATGATGTTTGGAAGAGCCTTCTCTCCAAGACCACAACAATGAGTCAAAATCACcaatattaaatttgtttattctttttttaGAAAACTTAAGGAATGTATCAAGAATGTCATGGCATGGGGAttcgactatatttttatgttggttgtcgaaGACCTAATACAACCCCCCCTCTTTTATTCGGGCTTGGGActggctatgtaccgcaagtgtaataTAGGCGGAGTTAAGGAATATATCAAGAATGTGCAGATAAAAATTATTGCAATCCTTAAATTTGTATATAAACAAATTCTGTAATATTGAATTTGTACTTTAGAATATTTCAAAAGGGATTGAGAATGCACCATGCATTTTCCCAATATATATGTTAAGATTCTAGGCTTTTCTTTGAATAGGCATGTGTACTTTGAACTATCAAAGGATGTGTCACTTTGTTCTCCAAATAGTAAAATGCACTTTAACATCTCAAAATCCCATTACCAAACATTCTTGTTTTCCATAATCTGAATTTCAGTTTGTTATTAGGAACATTTTTTTTGTGTGGATGATTCAATGGTGAGAGGATTCTACTCTCtacttcatttttcttcttgtcgtgaagttactaattttttttaataagttacCAACTGTAAACGTAAGAGAGAAATAAATGACATTATTCCCACTCATTTATTTTTCTCTCCCGTGTCAGTTTTTCTCTGTCAACTTAAATTTCTGTTTCTGTCATGAGAAGTTACCAACTTTCATACCTAAATTACCAACAGTGGCTGAAGCTTGAAGCTCACAAAATTGAAGATGGCTTACATAAAACCAATCTCTCTCTGTTCTGGAATATTTCTATAAGTCCAATATAAAGAACCGGGTTCAAAAGTATGAGAAGTTCCAATGAACCGGTTTAATGATTAAGTGTTTTCTCAAATTCCAAAGAAGATGTTACAAGGAGAACACCAATTCCTCATCACTCATTATAATACCTAATAACTCAATTTTACGAGCTTAATTACTACATTGTAACCATCATTTTACTATTAAAGAGAAGGTTACAATATCAACTACATATAGACCTAAGAGAATCATATGAACATATGATGCCACAACAAAGTATCAGACAATTCATGAGAATAGTAACTCATTCTCTTAAATCAACTTAACCTCAAAGACAACTTATAGCCTCTAAAGAACATAAGGAGATGAGTTCATGACATCACAACCTCATAATATATGTATTATTCCAAATACGTGTACTAAGGTATAATCTCTAACTTAATTCTTCTTGCAACCCATGCTAACTTGAGCATTAGAGTCCTTGCAGGAACACTCCCACTATTGGGAATGACAAACTCGGACATTAGGAACTCGGAATAGAAGGATGGCGGCAATATCGTGTCTCCAATCTATTCTCAACAATTTTGTTCAGTTAATCCCTAATTTCGGAAGAGCAAAACACTTATGAACACTCTCTCTTATCAAATTTCTTGAGTTCTCAGTGAACTTAAAACCTCAAGAATTAAGAAGAGTTACTTGCAGAGTTAGATAATTTTACATTTCGAAGCTTTCCTCTTTTGTGTTTACTTcgttacaaaatttatttttaaccaatttTATCCAAAAGTAAAACACATGAAACCTAATTCGAAAAATGTAGATTAGCACCAAATTAGCCAACGCCCACCAGTATATAAtgcaaattaaaatacaaaacatatataaaaaataagttaaacaatatatatttatacacagatACATGAtttagtaattgattttttttgtggACGTAGATTTTTGTTAGTTGGTATGATATACCTAAACGGCTTAAAAGTCAAAGGAAGATGAAGCAGGTTCCActgacaataaaaataataataaaaaataaagcctAAAAGAGACCAACAAAGCCTGATTCTTGTGCAGAGGAAGAAATCAATTCATCAATAATGTATAAAAGATGAAATAAATCATTAATTTCTGTTTCATTATGGCCTTCAACAATCAAATACAAAGCATCTAATTGTTATGAATGAAAAGTATACATACAGTTCTACCATATACAAGTCCATGAAAATCAAAATACTGACTTATACAAATATGAAAAAGTGCTCAAATACTCAGGTTTCCCGTGCTGTAATAACGGTCAAAGTTTTAGTATATGATACATGTTCTTCAAGAAAccaaagtaattaattaattaattttttattcataatattGAACTATAATCCCAATAATTTAGTTTAATTCATAATGGTCTCAACAAGTCTAAAAAATCATTTGCTTGCAATATGAATAATTCGATATCTGATTTCAGTAGCATCTTGCTAAggataactaaaagaagaaacaAGAAATCTCAATATAGCCAATGCCTAATGCAATTTGATAAACCAGTATAAGTTTCATTTGTCTGTCAGCATAATAGTTTTTTTCTgtacttctttattttttttggaataataataataataataataataataataataataataataataataataaaagctacGAAAAATTCATAGTTTAAAATGAGTGATGTTATTACAGTTTTGCAGAGACAATAAATTAACCAATTTGTTTCTAGAATAAAACCGATCAGCTTTTTTGACCTGGCATAGCATGAGTAATTCACACACAATTTTGAGATCAACATGTTCAATCAGGATATTTTGGCATCTTTTGTGATATGTAAAGCTGTGTTGAGGAGTTAAGGACACGTAGcatcttttatatattttccaTTATAAccctattataataataataacactgGTTGTATCTATCATATTATTTCCTAAATCATGGCATATTTATTTCAGGATATTCCCTCTTAACCCCTTAGCTCTCCAGCTCCTGCTTCTGAAACTTTGTTTCAATTCCAAATGTTACCCTTTCTCCCTCTAGACGTTCTTTTTCCATGTCTTTGAAAGACATgacaaaagaaagagagaaggcAATCATTGGAAAACATTTCAGTGACATTTTAGATGGAGAATTCTAATTCTAATTCCAACTCGAGCAAACAACAAAAGAATAGGAATAGGATGATGATGTTAGAAGGAGGGGTTGTTGGGTTAGGCATAGTTGCAGCCATGAGTATCACAAAGAACAACTCCATTTCCACTCATAATACTGATATTGTGTCCTCTGCTAAGGCTGCTGCTAACTTTAGGGGTATCAATACCAAAAACAATGGCCTTTTCTTTGCTTCTACCTTCAGTAAGATTGGAAGCCATTTTGTGTCTCCGAGTTCTTACTTTCTCAATTCCTGCAATCTCTGCAACAAGCATCTTCATGGGGTCGACATCTTCATGTACAGGTTCTAATATCAGATtaactttattttcttgcttattaaaatttaattttacttcCCCATTCATCAAGTATTTGACCATGAAATTTCAGGTTTATGGTTTTGGTACTTAATGTTACTGAATCTCTggagttttattatgttttcttccTGCTTaagtttgtttttattgttaactTGTGTCACATCTCAGTTTTCCGTTTAATATTATACTTGAATGGAACCACGAATTTGTGGAAGCATCAGGAATTTAGAGGTGTTGTTGGTTTGGTATGTAGAATTACGATTATGCCATGTATTTACATGTTGCAAACTATAGCAAAAGTTTACAATATAACCATTCTGTCATCATgtataattgaaataaaatttcaaatctcTCACCAATTGCCATTAGATGTTttagctttaatttttctttcctttacttCTTTAAGAAAATTCATAATCATAAGCAATCACTTGTTCAGGATTAGACTCCTGTGATTGCAAGTATAGTGTTGTCCCAACTGTGAATTGAAGTTTATGTTTCCTTTATTACGGTCCTAAACTATAGATGCTGCAGCTTTTAGGACTATGTAACCCTCCCAATGGCATTGTTGCACTTTACACAATGTGTTCGCATGCTGTTGTATGCATTTTCCTTAGAATCTTCAGTGAGACGTTGATTTATTGATCAAGCATAGCCGTTAGTTTCTTCTCCAACCTTGTTGGGACCAATTAAAGAAAAATCTTCTAAGGTTAACACTTGCCTTCCATGTGCTCCAGATTCACATGGTAtggtcccccccccccccccccccaagaaaaaaaaaaaacaaagcaatAAAAAAGGATAATGGAATGTCCACCAGTGGTTTTACCTACTCTGCAAAGGGCTCATTTATGTCAAATTTAGTATATAAAACTTTTGCATGatgttattaatatataaattttttctgacatttataaaatcttttcatGTATCCCTATTTAAGGCCTGCCCTTTTTCTCTGCCAAATTGGCACATGCATATTCCCCCCTTATGGAGTGCAAA
Coding sequences within it:
- the LOC112802001 gene encoding uncharacterized protein isoform X2; amino-acid sequence: MENSNSNSNSSKQQKNRNRMMMLEGGVVGLGIVAAMSITKNNSISTHNTDIVSSAKAAANFRGINTKNNGLFFASTFSKIGSHFVSPSSYFLNSCNLCNKHLHGVDIFIGERAFCSAECRETHIRNDDYQEKCLPGVMKPLDCSTSPCSGPPVSLAGVAVA
- the LOC112803776 gene encoding U-box domain-containing protein 51-like, with protein sequence MMNHGKRVVAVAIENNKTSQSAAKWAVDNILPKDQDLLLIHVKQRSSSDNSRSPLRSYEMKEGTDRPHDKESKELFESFRVFCNRKNVHFKEILLEDTDISKALVESVTTYSIELLVLGAASRSGLARFRMSDVPSTVSKAVPSFCTVYIISKGKISSVKTATVLLSPKPASQNKIHSSLAQRAERPRNLTLPRHVSGGYQSLDFDEISMLPGNELSLFGCY
- the LOC140184726 gene encoding U-box domain-containing protein 34-like; its protein translation is MCDDYSFTSLSSPTENEEMEAEVRKLKLELKQTMEMYSSARKEALTAKEKAMELQRWKKEEKRKMEDLQISEGAALASPGGEKEKDQKMAESEAQKKISPEKTSPREAPQMKRGLEPLGVGTAMYRRYSIEEIEEATQKFSAAFKIGEGGYGPVYKGELDHTPVAIKLLRPDATHGREQFNQEVEVLTCIRHPNMVLLLGACPEYGCLVYEYMTNGSLDDCLLRRGKLPALPWQLRFQIAAEIATGLLFLHQTKPEPIVHRDLKPGNILLDRNFVSKISDVGLARLVPPSVADAVTQYRLTSTAGTFCYIDPEYQQTGMLGIKSDIYSLGIMLLQIVTARSPMGLAHHVKRAIAKGTLEEVLDPAISDWPMDHTLHFTKLALKCAEMMRKDRPDLGKVVLPELNKLRTFAEENMPPMMMFGRAFSPRPQQ
- the LOC112802001 gene encoding uncharacterized protein isoform X1, with protein sequence MENSNSNSNSSKQQKNRNRMMMLEGGVVGLGIVAAMSITKNNSISTHNTDIVSSAKAAANFRGINTKNNGLFFASTFSKIGSHFVSPSSYFLNSCNLCNKHLHGVDIFMYRGERAFCSAECRETHIRNDDYQEKCLPGVMKPLDCSTSPCSGPPVSLAGVAVA